In the genome of Cyanobacteria bacterium GSL.Bin1, the window AGGTGGAACTAAACGTACACAAGCTAAGGATATTAAGATAGCAATCAAACTAGCAAGAAACCTATAGGAGAGAACGATGACCAAAACTCAAACTTTCCCTTGGGATGCAGCAGAGTACCTAGAAACCAGAGAAGATATGGCTGCATACCTTGAAGCTGCTCTCGAAGAGGGTGACTCCGCTTTAGTTATTGCTGCTTTAAAGGATATTGCTCGTTCTCAAGGAATAACCCATCTGACTAAGGAAACAGGTCTTGATTATGAAAGCCTTCATCAAGCCTTATCCAGTGAAGAGAATCCAGAATTTGGTACTGTTCTGAAAGTGATACAAGCACTTGGACTAAAGTTACAAGCGACCCCGATGTAAGTTAAGAATCAAAGCG includes:
- a CDS encoding putative addiction module antidote protein; the protein is MTKTQTFPWDAAEYLETREDMAAYLEAALEEGDSALVIAALKDIARSQGITHLTKETGLDYESLHQALSSEENPEFGTVLKVIQALGLKLQATPM